From the genome of Nicotiana sylvestris chromosome 1, ASM39365v2, whole genome shotgun sequence:
AAAACTACCTCTGAACTCTGGTTATTAGCTCTTTGATATATGGGACACAAGTGAAATTTAAATCCAATCAAATTGTAGTTGTCAATCTAGAAACCACGATTTTTCAGTGGAGCTGTTAATGAGTTGATCCATTCTTGAACAAAAGGCCTTTCTTTTTTGCTTCTTGCAGTGCAAAGCTTCATCCTCTAATTTCTAAATAGCTGCAcaacaagcaaaaaaaaaaagaacaagttACTCGGCCAAGCACTTGGCACATTTGTCGTTTTACACAGGATAATTCAGCGTCATATAGTTAGAAAATCATCCTCATTTTAATTGCTGAGCAAGAGAAGGTCAATTTTCTAGTATTGTGAACCCCTGAAATGCCTTACTTCCTAGTACTAGCTACTTTGAGTGGAATACTCTTTCATTATCTTCTCCTATTTGGCAATACGTGATATAACTTTCTGAAACATTTTTTCCCCAAGTGATCACCGAGTTTTCTGCTAGTAGACCTGGCTAACCTACTAATTAATGTGCTTGTTGAAAAGATCCAAAGTACCTTGATAGATTGGATTAGCAAGGGAGTAGCATCGGCTAATTTATAGGTAACAGGATGCCATCCTTTCCGTTCACGCTCCTTGGAGGATAAAATAAGCCATTAGAAAACAGTTCAACAGTATATAGAAGTAGCGTATAGATTGGTATGGCATGTCAAGACCTTTTAGCAGAAGTTAAAAGTCAAAAGATCGACTAACAATAGAAGACAAAAAAATACTCAAACAGCACGGAGACTCACAACATACTGATCCCGCCAAAACTCAGGTAGCGGCTTTTTCTGCACAGTGATAAAGTAATTAAGGTGAGGAGTGAGAACCATGATAATATGAAGGTATGCTCAATGGGAACATACAAATGCAGAATTTTAGATATCATCAGAGTAGTTAACTTCTGTATACATTAGTTGGGTAGCCATAATACTTGTACAACCAGCAAATTAGAGGCACATGAGAAACTAATACTAATGGATTCAACTTTAACAATGATTTTTCTATTGCCTAGTCTTCGTCCATCTAAAAGAACTAAGGACCATCCATTTTTTCctaaattgaaaataaaaaggCTAAGATAACTTGTCTTGCAATGCTCATGAACTCCGGACCATCCATAAGCATCGTAAATCAAAATCCATATCCTAATTTTTCGAATAACAGTAAAGGTAGGTCAAAAAAAAGTTAACTTGCCTTGCAATGCAACTGAAACATAGGAAATAATCTTTCATCCTTCACAGCAATATCTGCATGCTTTCTGTTTAAAACAGCCCACTGCGAAAACAAAGTGAAATTGTTAAGTAGTAAGCTATACAACTAGTAATAATCAAAGATACATCTTGCCTTTTTGCTCAATTTCTCCTTTGAGAATTTCCTTATAAGGAGTTTACATTGAACTTCATGAAGCTAGAATTCATATTTCAGACCAATACCTGAGAACCTTTCCTCCAGCTTTGAACAGGAATAAGTGGATCCATTTTGGGGTTGTAGCGGCCTTCTTTTGTATCAGCAAAGCTGTTTTCATTTTTAAACAAAAGACGATTAGATAAATGAAGCATGAAGACTGTTCCGCATTTTAATTTGTGAAAGTAAGATGCTAGCTAGATATTTGGTTAACAAACTGGGTTCAGAAGTAATAGTTCTTTGAGAATGACTAGTGCGCTTCCAGGAAAGAACTAAAGCTTACTTATTACTTGATTTCTGACTACAGGAGCTTACTTATTACTTGATTTCTGACTACAGGAATAAATCATTTACTCAAGAAAGAGCAGAAATACCACTGTCTCTTACCTGTCAACAAAGCTATTTGGCGTAGACATTATGTAGTCGTATGTATAGCTGAAGTTGTACAAAGGTATGCAACTGAA
Proteins encoded in this window:
- the LOC104247473 gene encoding glycosyltransferase BC10 isoform X3 gives rise to the protein MIQAERILIQHALMDPLNERFVFLSDSCIPLYNFSYTYDYIMSTPNSFVDSFADTKEGRYNPKMDPLIPVQSWRKGSQWAVLNRKHADIAVKDERLFPMFQLHCKKKPLPEFWRDQYVERERKGWHPVTYKLADATPLLIQSIKLFRN
- the LOC104247473 gene encoding glycosyltransferase BC10 isoform X2, which produces MYMQIDFKSSRLRRKFSCYLNFVYCAEHQTIHFTIGFRQGLKREIPIESQHAEELLVLLFNFVQSMIQCPVTETLVEQFLVWLISDWGEASMIQAERILIQHALMDPLNERFVFLSDSCIPLYNFSYTYDYIMSTPNSFVDSFADTKEGRYNPKMDPLIPVQSWRKGSQWAVLNRKHADIAVKDERLFPMFQLHCKKKPLPEFWRDQYVERERKGWHPVTYKLADATPLLIQSIKLFRN